From the Anoplopoma fimbria isolate UVic2021 breed Golden Eagle Sablefish chromosome 14, Afim_UVic_2022, whole genome shotgun sequence genome, one window contains:
- the dpm2 gene encoding dolichol phosphate-mannose biosynthesis regulatory protein isoform X2 yields the protein MATGVDQAVGMSLVVFSLLLFTYYSVWVIILPFVDNDHILHKYFLPREYSVILPGIAAVILLLCIGAFTAVIMWKNRKPKKVD from the exons ATG gctACAGGAGTGGATCAAGCTGTTGGCATGAGTCTTGTTGTCTTCAGCCTCCTGCTGTTTACATACTACTCTGTCTGGGTCATCATCTTG CCTTTCGTGGACAATGATCACATACTGCACAAGTATTTTCTTCCTCGAGAGTACTCAGTCATTCTGCCTGGCATTGCAGCAGTAATACTGCTCCTCTGTATTG GAGCCTTCACTGCAGTTATCATGTGGAAGAATCGCAAGCCAAAGAAAGTAGACTGA
- the dpm2 gene encoding dolichol phosphate-mannose biosynthesis regulatory protein isoform X1, with protein MNLVSRICQKEEKQQKTSANRNGSYFYFQATGVDQAVGMSLVVFSLLLFTYYSVWVIILPFVDNDHILHKYFLPREYSVILPGIAAVILLLCIGAFTAVIMWKNRKPKKVD; from the exons ATGAATCTTGTCAGCCGTATTTGtcagaaggaagaaaaacagcagaaaacgTCAGCAAACAGAAATG gttcttatttttattttcaggctACAGGAGTGGATCAAGCTGTTGGCATGAGTCTTGTTGTCTTCAGCCTCCTGCTGTTTACATACTACTCTGTCTGGGTCATCATCTTG CCTTTCGTGGACAATGATCACATACTGCACAAGTATTTTCTTCCTCGAGAGTACTCAGTCATTCTGCCTGGCATTGCAGCAGTAATACTGCTCCTCTGTATTG GAGCCTTCACTGCAGTTATCATGTGGAAGAATCGCAAGCCAAAGAAAGTAGACTGA